In the Paroedura picta isolate Pp20150507F chromosome 15, Ppicta_v3.0, whole genome shotgun sequence genome, one interval contains:
- the PRDM2 gene encoding PR domain zinc finger protein 2 isoform X3, translating to MRDPKDGRKQEDASPSVSAVLSLEQTAVIQEMVNQDTLPNLVVSSPVNDPHTMTEEKQEAIVCESEVLEERGVLEEVVGEEEEDDEEDEEEEEEEEQQPEELEEEEEEEEDANLPKEIPEMETMSLGEDRLESVEEQSSISEESPESSPKKKSMVKFPRVQEESDGLVQGTFMYPCQHCERKFTTKQGLERHMHIHISAISHAFKCRYCGKAFGTQINRRRHERRHEAGPRRKSFPTLGPAVLSDGSSKSQAVGEDGGVKEEISPKQDLTSLDNNKVSQETSNSVILEEIREPKEMHPCKYCRKVFGTHTNMRRHQRRVHERHLIPKGVRRKPEEPQVPAEQTQQAQNVYVASTDLEEETEADDVYIMDVSSNISENLNYYIDGKIQSNSSTSNCDVIEVESSSTELYGINCLLSPVTVEISSSMKAMQTNLPDVPKESQVSSNSEPKKRRTTSPPLLSKIKTEMDPEPITSLCSLTIPLTISTADSLSFPKEKSIYLSSKLKQLLQTQDSSKVAPSPPSSSSTEIPKLGLSAASPPLLPIASSRFKRRTSSPPSSPQHSPSLRDYNKAGEGKSLWNDGVLGSKIPKVESHSNSPAWSLSGRDEKETVSPLCLEDYKASKDWPGGPPFGNVCNQQPLDLSSSVKQRSNSKNRAQVPWESVLDLSVHKKPSASPEPKDSKEANLVQPACSSVKKKPTTSMLQKVLLNEYNGTDLASENSAADKNAGQSVGRSTEAPPEPELHAAVCVPVSELSSSSPSTEKSVPPASAASSCQLPPLLTPTNSPSPPPCPPMLKAPTPPPPLLPTVPSPLAEEHVSATPSSCPSPLSNATAQSPLPILSPTASASPVPSVEPLSCASPGPPTLSSSSSSSSFSSSSSSPSSSSSSASSPSPPPLSAVSSVLSPGDNAENSVPIMSFKQEDMEHELEKPSGDPHGSSEMDLVQETFNKNFVCNVCESPFLSIKDLSKHLSIHAEDWPFKCEFCVQLFRDKTDLSEHRFLLHGVGNIFVCSICKKEFAFLCNLQQHQRDLHPDKECTHHEYESGTLRPQNFTDPSKASIEHMQILPDESAEPTKEEEDDEELNDSSEELYTTIKIMAAGVKSKDPDVRMGLNQHYPSFKPPPFQYHHRNPNGIGVTATNFTTHNIPQTFTTAIRCTKCGKSVDNMPELHKHILACASASDKKRYTPKKNPVPLKQTVRPKNGVVLPGPASNAFRRMGQPKKLNFSVEMSRMSSNKLKISALKKKNQLVQKAILQKKKSQQKAELRNSTVESSSHICPFCNREFTYIGSLNKHASYSCPKKPISPPSKKNTKKKSMASSSSGDKIGNQRRRTADAEIKMQSTQAHLGKTRARSSGPVAIQLPSASFKLKQNVKFIPPNRSKKPAVSLTPRNASPVRVVKVAPGEGKRPKGISKNSSSGLSSKTSRKLHVRIQRSKVALASKSSSSKKKANRFSVKSRERIGGPVTRSLQQVASADSPESKKEETSTKQELKDFRNLL from the exons ATGAGAGACCCTAAAGACG gccgTAAACAGGAAGATGCAAGCCCTTCGGTTTCAGCCGTGCTGTCACTGGAACAGACTGCTGTGATCCAGGAGATGGTAAATCAAGACACACTTCCAAACCTGGTCGTCTCCAGTCCCGTCAATGATCCCCATACAATGACAGAAGAGAAACAAGAAGCAATCGTGTGTGAATCCGAAGTACTGGAGGAGAGAGGGGTGCTTGAGgaagtggtgggagaggaagaggaagatgatgaggaggacgaggaagaagaagaggaggaggagcagcaacccgaggagttggaggaggaggaggaggaggaggaagatgcaaATTTGCCTAAAGAAATTCCTGAGATGGAGACCATGTCTTTGGGCGAAGATAGACTCGAATCTGTGGAAGAGCAGAGCAGCATATCCGAAGAATCTCCAGAAAGCTCCCCCAAGAAAAAGTCCATGGTGAAATTTCCCCGAGTCCAGGAGGAATCCGACGGCCTTGTCCAGGGAACGTTTATGTACCCTTGTCAACACTGTgagaggaaattcacaaccaagCAAGGACTGGAACgccacatgcacatacacatatCGGCCATTAGTCATGCTTTCAAGTGCCGCTATTGTGGCAAAGCCTTCGGCACACAGATCAACCGGCGAAGGCATGAGCGGCGGCATGAGGCTGGGCCAAGAAGGAAGTCATTCCCAACACTTGGTCCAGCTGTGCTGTCCGATGGCAGCTCCAAAAGCCAAGCAGTTGGAGAAGATGGTGGCGTCAAAGAGGAAATTAGCCCCAAGCAAGACTTGACATCCTTAGATAACAATAAAGTTTCTCAAGAAACCTCAAACTCTGTTATTCTTGAAGAGATCAGGGAACCCAAAGAAATGCATCCATGCAAATATTGTAGGAAGGTTTTTGGAACGCACACTAATATGCGTAGGCACCAACGGAGGGTTCACGAGCGTCATCTAATCCCCAAAGGAGTCCGAAGAAAACCAGAAGAGCCACAAGTTCCGGCAGAACAAACCCAGCAAGCCCAGAACGTGTATGTTGCCAGCACAGATCTTGAGGAGGAGACAGAGGCTGACGATGTCTACATTATGGATGTGTCCAGCAATATATCTGAAAATCTCAATTATTATATTGATGGTAAGATCCAGTCCAACAGTAGCACAAGCAATTGTGACGTGATTGAGGTGGAATCCAGCTCGACAGAACTCTATGGAATAAACTGTTTACTCAGTCCTGTGACGGTGGAGATCTCCTCAAGCATGAAAGCTATGCAAACCAATCTGCCCGACGTGCCGAAAGAGTCTCAAGTCAGTAGTAACAGCGAGCCTAAAAAGAGGAGGACCACAAGCCCCCCTCTCCTCTCGAAGATAAAAACAGAAATGGATCCAGAGCCGATAACGTCGCTCTGCTCACTAACAATCCCTCTTACCATATCAACCGCCGACAGCTTGTCTTTTCCCAAAGAGAAAAGTATTTACTTATCATCAAAGCTGAAGCAACTTCTCCAGACTCAGGACAGTAGTAAGGTAGCCCCATCGCCTCCATCCTCCTCCTCAACAGAAATCCCCAAATTGGGACTGTCGGCCGCATCCCCGCCTCTTCTGCCCATAGCTTCAAGCAGATTCAAAAGGAGAACCAGCTCCCCTCCCAGTTCTCCTCAGCACAGTCCATCCCTACGGGACTACAACAAAGCGGGAGAGGGGAAATCCCTCTGGAATGACGGAGTACTAGGATCAAAAATACCCAAGGTAGAAAGTCACAGCAATTCCCCTGCGTGGAGTTTGTCGGGTCGAGATGAGAAAGAGACCGTGAGCCCTCTTTGTTTAGAAGACTATAAAGCCTCGAAGGACTGGCCAGGCGGTCCCCCCTTTGGCAACGTGTGCAACCAGCAGCCTTTGGACTTATCCAGCAGCGTCAAGCAAAGATCAAATTCCAAGAACAGGGCCCAGGTTCCTTGGGAGTCGGTGTTGGATCTCAGCGTGCATAAAAAGCCTTCTGCCAGTCCTGAACCCAAGGACAGCAAGGAGGCTAATTTGGTACAGCCAGCGTGTAGTAGCGTAAAGAAGAAGCCAACCACGTCCATGTTACAGAAGGTTCTGCTGAACGAATACAACGGGACTGATTTGGCCTCGGAGAATTCGGCGGCTGACAAGAATGCAGGCCAGAGCGTAGGCAGATCCACTGAAGCTCCTCCAGAGCCGGAGCTTCATGCTGCGGTCTGTGTGCCAGTCTCTGAGTTGAGTTCCAGTAGCCCTTCCACTGAGAAATCTGTACCTCCAGCATCTGCCGCTTCTTCGTGTCAGCTTCCTCCTCTCCTGACTCCAACAAattccccttccccaccaccctgccccccTATGTTAAAGgctcccactccaccccctcccctgcttcctaCCGTCCCTTCACCGCTTGCAGAAGAACATGTAAGCGCCACTCCTAGTTCATGTCCCTCTCCCCTGTCCAATGCTACTGCTCAGTCTCCTCTCCCGATCCTTTCTCCTACCGCCTCGGCATCGCCAGTTCCCTCTGTAGAACCTCTTAGCTGTGCTTCGCCTGGACCTCCCACTCTCTCCTCGTCatcatcttcttcctctttttcttcctcttcttcctccccttcttcttcctcgtcctcagcttcttctccttcccctcctcccctctctgcGGTTTCTTCGGTCCTTTCCCCGGGTGATAACGCAGAAAACTCAGTCCCCATCATGTCTTTTAAACAAGAAGACATGGAGCATGAGCTTGAAAAGCCCAGTGGAGACCCACATGGTTCCAGCGAAATGGATCTCGTTCAGGAAACATTTAACAAGAACTTTGTGTGCAACGTCTGTGAGTCTCCATTCCTATCCATTAAAGATCTAAGTAAACATCTCTCGATTCACGCCGAGGATTGGCCCTTCAAATGTGAATTCTGTGTACAGCTTTTTAGGGATAAAACAGACTTGTCCGAACATCGCTTCTTGCTCCACGGAGTCGGGAACATTTTTGTTTGCTCCATCTGCAAGAAGGAGTTTGCCTTTTTATGCAATTTGCAACAGCACCAGCGAGATCTCCACCCCGACAAAGAATGCACCCATCACGAATATGAAAGCGGGACCCTACGGCCGCAAAACTTTACAGACCCCAGTAAGGCCAGCATCGAACACATGCAGATCCTACCGGACGAATCTGCCGAACCAactaaggaggaggaggacgacgaaGAACTCAATGACTCTTCCGAAGAGCTGTATACCACCATCAAAATAATGGCTGCAGGGGTCAAGTCTAAAGATCCCGACGTCCGGATGGGTCTCAATCAGCACTACCCGAGTTTTAAACCCCCTCCGTTCCAGTATCACCACCGCAATCCCAATGGTATTGGAGTCACTGCCACAAACTTCACCACTCATAATATTCCACAAACTTTTACCACTGCCATCCGCTGCACAAAGTGTGGCAAAAGCGTGGACAACATGCCGGAATTGCACAAACATATCTTAGCGTGTGCGTCAGCCAGCGACAAGAAGCGGTATACACCGAAAAAGAATCCTGTCCCGTTAAAACAGACGGTGCGCCCGAAAAACGGGGTTGTCCTTCCGGGTCCTGCGAGCAACGCGTTCAGGCGTATGGGGCAGCCCAAGAAACTCAATTTCAGTGTTGAAATGAGCAGGATGTCCTCTAACAAACTTAAAATAagtgcactgaagaagaagaaccagcTGGTCCAGAAGGCGATATTGCAGAAGAAGAAGTCTCAGCAGAAGGCGGAGCTGCGGAACAGCACGGTTGAGTCCAGCTCTCACATCTGCCCCTTCTGCAACAGGGAATTCACGTACATTGGGAGCTTGAACAAGCATGCCTCCTATAGCTGTCCCAAGAAGCCCATTTCCCCACCCTctaaaaaaaacactaaaaagAAGAGCATGGCTTCCTCTTCCAGCGGAGACAAAATCGGAAACCAGCGACGGCGGACCGCGGACGCTGAGATCAAGATGCAAAGCACGCAGGCTCACTTGGGCAAGACCAGAGCTCGAAGCTCTGGGCCCGTGGCCATTCAGCTGCCCTCGGCATCCTTCAAATTGAAGCAAAATGTCAAATTTATACCACCCAATAGATCTAAAAAGCCGGCCGTGTCCTTGACCCCCAGGAACGCCAGCCCCGTGAGAGTTGTCAAAGTGGCTCCAGGGGAGGGCAAAAGACCGAAGGGGATCTCGAAAAATAGTTCCTCTGGACTCTCGAGCAAAACCTCCCGCAAACTGCATGTCCGAATACAACGGAGCAAAGTGGCCCTGGCTAGCAAGTCCTCGTCCAGCAAAAAAAAGGCCAACCGGTTCAGCGTAAAGTCAAGAGAAAGGATCGGAGGACCCGTCACCCGGAGCCTGCAGCAGGTGGCCAGTGCTGATTCTCCAGAAAGCAAGAAGGAAGAAACTAGCACAAAGCAGGAGTTAAAAGATTTCAG GAACCTTCTGTAG